A stretch of the Paramormyrops kingsleyae isolate MSU_618 chromosome 16, PKINGS_0.4, whole genome shotgun sequence genome encodes the following:
- the LOC111851762 gene encoding ras-related protein M-Ras produces the protein MATSAVPSDNLPTYKLVVVGDGGVGKSALTIQFFQKIFVPDYDPTIEDSYLKHTEIDSQWAILDVLDTAGQEEFSAMREQYMRTGDGFLIVFSVTDKASFEHVDRFHQLILRVKDRESFPMILVANKVDLVHLRKVTTEQGREMAAKHSITYIETSAKEPPMNVDKAFHELVRVIRQQIPEKSQKKKKVKWRGDRATTSHRLHCVIL, from the exons ATGGCAACCAGCGCTGTTCCCAGTGACAACCTTCCCACGTACAAGCTGGTGGtagtgggggatgggggggttggcAAGAGCGCCCTCACCATCCAGTTCTTCCAGAAGATCTTCGTGCCAGACTATGACCCCACCATCGAAGACTCATACCTGAAGCACACGGAGATCGACAGCCAGTGGGCCATCCTGGATG TGCTGGACACGGCTGGCCAGGAGGAGTTCAGTGCCATGCGAGAGCAGTACATGCGGACTGGTGACGGCTTCCTCATCGTCTTCTCCGTGACAGACAAGGCCAGCTTTGAGCACGTGGACCGATTCCACCAGCTGATCCTGCGTGTGAAGGACAG GGAGTCCTTTCCAATGATTTTGGTGGCGAACAAAGTGGACCTGGTGCATTTGCGGAAGGTGACTACGGAACAGGGCAGGGAGATGGCGGCTAAGCACAGC ATTACGTACATCGAGACGAGTGCCAAAGAGCCCCCGATGAATGTGGATAAGGCCTTTCATGAGCTGGTCAGAGTCATCAG gcaGCAGATCCCAGAGAAGAgccagaagaagaagaaagtcAAGTGGAGGGGGGACAGGGCCACCACCTCTCACAGGCTGCACTGTGTCATCTTGTGA